A stretch of the Macaca mulatta isolate MMU2019108-1 chromosome 14, T2T-MMU8v2.0, whole genome shotgun sequence genome encodes the following:
- the RELA gene encoding transcription factor p65 isoform X23, protein MASMRLSSARTAASTVPIEEQRGDYDLNAVRLCFQVTVRDPSGRPLRLPPVLSHPIFDNRAPNTAELKICRVNRNSGSCLGGDEIFLLCDKVQKEDIEVYFTGPGWEARGSFSQADVHRQVAIVFRTPPYADPSLQAPVRVSMQLRRPSDRELSEPMEFQYLPDTDDRHRIEEKRKRTYETFKSIMKKSPFSGPTDPRPPPRRIAVPSRSSVVPKPAPQPYPFTSSLSTINYDEFPTMVFPSGQISQASALAPPQVLPQAPAPAPAPAMVSPLAQAPVLAPGPPQAVAPPAPKPTQAGEGTLSEALLQLQFDDEDLGALLGNSTDPTVFTDLASVDNSEFQQLLNQGVPVAPHTTEPMLMEYPEAITRLVTGAQRPPDPAPAPLGAPGLPNGLLSGDEDFSSIADMDFSALLSQISS, encoded by the exons TTCCTATAGAAGAACAGCGTGGGGACTACGACCTGAATGCTGTGCGGCTCTGCTTCCAGGTGACAGTGCGGGATCCATCAGGCAGGCCCCTCCGCCTGCCGCCTGTCCTTTCTCATCCCATCTTTGACAACC GTGCCCCCAACACTGCCGAACTCAAGATCTGCCGAGTGAACCGAAACTCTGGCAGCTGCCTCGGTGGGGATGAGATCTTCCTACTGTGTGACAAGGTGCAGAAAG AGGACATTGAGGTGTATTTCACGGGACCAGGCTGGGAGGCCCGAGGCTCCTTTTCACAAGCTGATGTGCACCGACAAGTGGCCATTGTGTTCCGGACCCCTCCCTACGCAGACCCCAGCCTGCAGGCTCCCGTGCGTGTCTCCATGCAGCTGCGGCGGCCTTCCGACCGGGAGCTCAGTGAGCCCATGGAATTCCAGTACCTGCCAGATACAG ACGATCGTCACCGGATTGAGGAGAAACGCAAAAGGACATATGAGACCTTCAAGAGCATCATGAAGAAGAGTCCTTTCAGCG GACCCACTGACCCCCGGCCTCCACCTCGGCGCATTGCTGTGCCTTCCCGCAGCTCAGTTGTTCCCAAGCCAG CACCCCAGCCCTATCCCTTTACGTCATCCCTGAGCACCATCAACTATGATGAGTTTCCCACCATGGTGTTTCCTTCTGGGCAGATAAGCCAGGCCTCAGCCTTGGCCCCTCCCCAAGTCCTGCCCCAggctccagcccctgcccctgctccagccatggtATCACCTCTGGCCCAGGCCCCAGTCCTAGCCCCAGGCCCTCCTCAGGCTGTGGCCCCACCTGCCCCCAAGCCCACCCAGGCTGGGGAAGGAACGCTGTCAGAGGCCTTGCTGCAGCTGCAGTTTGATGATGAAGACCTGGGGGCCTTGCTTGGCAACAGCACAGACCCAACCGTGTTCACAGACCTGGCATCAGTCGACAACTCGGAGTTTCAGCAGCTGCTGAACCAGGGCGTACCTGTGGCCCCCCACACAACTGAGCCCATGCTGATGGAGTACCCTGAGGCTATAACTCGCCTAGTGACAGGGGCCCAGAGGCCCCCTGACCCAGCTCCTGCTCCACTGGGGGCCCCGGGGCTCCCCAACGGCCTCCTTTCAGGAGATGAAGACTTCTCCTCCATTGCGGACATGGACTTCTCAGCCCTGCTGAGTCAGATCAGCTCCTAA
- the SIPA1 gene encoding signal-induced proliferation-associated protein 1 isoform X3 → MPMWAGGVGSPRRGMAPASTDDLFARKLRQPARPPLTPHTFDPRPVRGPLLRSGSDAGEARPPTPASPRARAHSHEEASRPAATSTRLFTDPLALLGLPAEEPEPAFPPVLEPRWFAHYDVQSLLFDWAPRSQGTGSHSEASSGTLASADDQAASSDLLHGAPGFVCELGGEGELGLGGPASPPVPPALPNAAVSILEEPQNRTSAYSLEHADLGAGYYRKYFYGKEHQNFFGMDESLGPVAVSLRREEKEGSGGGTLHSYRVIVRTTQLRTLRGTISEDALPPGPPRGLSPRKLLEHVAPQLSPSCLRLGSASPKVPRTLLTLDEQVLSFQRKVGILYCRAGQGSEEEMYNNQEAGPAFMQFLTLLGDVVRLKGFESYRAQLDTKTDSTGTHSLYTTYQDHEIMFHVSTMLPYTPNNQQQLLRKRHIGNDIVTIVFQEPGSKPFCPATIRSHFQHVFLVVRAHAPCTPHTSYRVAVSRTQDTPAFGPALPAGGGPFAANADFRAFLLAKALNGEQAAGHARQFHAMATRTRQQYLQDLATNEVTTTSLDSASRFGLPSLGGRRRAAPRGPGTELQAAGSLVWGVRAASGARVAAGAQASGPEGAEVPCLLGISAEALVLVAPRDGRVVFNCACRDVLAWTFSEQQLDLYHGRGEAITLRFDGSPGQAVGEVVARLQLVSRGCETRELALPRDGQGRLGFEVDAEGFVTHVERFTFAETAGLRPGARLLRVCGQTLPSLRPEAAAQLLRSAPKVCVTVLPPDESGRPRRSFSELYMLSLQEPSRRGAPEPVQDEVQGVTLLPTTKQLLHLCLQDGGSPPVPGDLAEERTEFLHSQNSLSPRSSLSDEAPVLPTTTPDLLLATTAKPSVPSADSEAPLTEDGPGSPSGSEDKGNPAPELRASFLPRTLSLRNSISRRQPIPESGDPKGTPKSDAEPEPGNLSEKVSHLESMLRKLQEDLQKEKADRAALEEEVRSLRHNNRRLQAESESAATRLLLASKQLGSPTADLA, encoded by the exons ATGCCCATGTGGGCTGGCGGTGTGGGGAGCCCTCGGCGGGGCATGGCCCCTGCGTCCACGGATGACCTCTTTGCCCGCAAGCTGCGCCAGCCAGCACGGCCCCCGCTGACACCGCACACCTTCGATCCGAGGCCAGTCCGGGGCCCGCTCCTGCGCAGCGGCAGTGATGCAGGCGAGGCCAGACCTCCCACGCCAGCCAGCCCCCGTGCCCGTGCCCACAGCCACGAAGAGGCCAGCCGCCCTGCAGCCACTTCCACCCGGCTCTTCACTGACCCGCTGGCACTGCTGGGGCTGCCAGCCGAGGAACCAGAGCCTGCCTTCCCGCCAGTGCTTGAGCCTCGATGGTTTGCCCACTATGACGTGCAAAGCCTGCTCTTTGATTGGGCTCCGAGGTCTCAGGGGACGGGGAGCCACTCAGAGGCCAGCTCTGGGACCCTGGCTTCAGCGGACGACCAGGCTGCCAGCTCGGACCTGCTGCATGGGGCACCTGGCTTTGTGTGTGAGCTCGGGGGTGAGGGTGAGCTAGGCCTGGGTGGACCAGCATCCCCACCTGTGCCCCCTGCACTGCCCAACGCGGCCGTGTCCATCCTGGAGGAGCCACAGAACCGAACCTCGGCCTACAGCCTGGAGCACGCAGACCTGGGTGCCGGCTACTACCGCAAGTACTTCTATGGCAAAG AACATCAGAACTTCTTCGGGATGGACGAGTCGCTCGGCCCGGTGGCAGTGAGCCTGCGGCgggaggagaaggagggcagCGGAGGGGGCACCCTGCACAGCTACCGCGTCATCGTGCGGACTACGCAG CTCCGGACCCTCCGTGGCACCATCTCGGAGGACGCGTTGCCGCCGGGGCCCCCACGGGGTCTGTCCCCAAGGAAACTTCTGGAGCACGTGGCGCCGCAGCTGAGCCCCAGCTGCCTGCGCCTGGGCTCAGCTTCACCCAAGGTACCACGGACGCTGCTCACACTGGATGAGCAAGTG CTGAGTTTCCAGCGCAAGGTGGGCATCCTGTACTGCCGGGCGGGCCAGGGCTCAGAGGAGGAGATGTACAACAACCAGGAGGCGGGACCAGCCTTCATGCAGTTTCTCACCTTGCTGGGCGATGTGGTGCGGCTCAAAGGCTTTGAGAGTTACCGGGCCCAACTAGACACCAAAA CGGATTCCACAGGCACACACTCCCTCTACACCACGTACCAGGACCACGAGATCATGTTCCACGTGTCCACGATGCTGCCTTACACCCCCAACAACCAGCAGCAG CTCCTGCGGAAGCGTCACATTGGCAACGACATTGTGACCATCGTGTTCCAGGAGCCTGGCAGCAAGCCCTTCTGCCCCGCCACCATCCGCTCACACTTCCAACACGTGTTCCTAGTGGTGCGGGCACACGCACCCTGCACACCGCACACCTCCTACAG GGTGGCTGTGAGCCGTACCCAGGACACCCCGGCCTTCGGGCCAGCTCTGCCTGCTGGCGGAGGCCCCTTCGCGGCCAACGCCGACTTCCGCGCCTTCCTGCTGGCCAAGGCGCTGAATGGCGAGCAGGCGGCCGGCCACGCACGCCAGTTCCACGCCATGGCCACACGCACCCGCCAGCAGTACCTGCAAGACCTGGCCACCAACGAAGTGACCACTACGTCGCTGGACTCGGCCTCACGCTTCGGCTTGCCTTCCCTAGGGGGGAGGCGCCGGGCAGCCCCTCGGGGCCCGGGCACCGAGCTGCAGGCAGCTGGCTCACTGGTGTGGGGCGTGCGCGCTGCGTCCGGGGCGCGGGTCGCCGCCGGGGCTCAGGCGAGCGGCCCCGAAGGCGCCGAGGTGCCCTGCCTGCTGGGCATCTCGGCCGAGGCTCTGGTGCTGGTGGCGCCGCGCGACGGCCGCGTAGTGTTCAATTGCGCCTGTCGCGACGTGCTGGCCTGGACCTTCTCCGAGCAGCAGCTGGACCTGTACCACGGCCGCGGGGAGGCGATCACGCTGCGCTTCGACGGGTCCCCCGGCCAAGCCgtgggcgaggtggtggcgcgCCTGCAG CTGGTGAGCCGCGGCTGCGAGACCCGCGAGCTGGCGCTGCCCCGCGACGGTCAAGGCCGCCTGGGCTTCGAGGTGGACGCCGAGGGCTTCGTCACGCACGTGGAACGCTTCACGTTCGCCGAGACGGCGGGGCTGCGGCCCGGGGCGCGCCTGCTGCGCGTGTGCGGCCAGACGCTGCCCAGCCTCCGGCCCGAGGCCGCTGCCCAGCTGCTGCGCTCGGCGCCCAAGGTCTGCGTCACCGTCCTGCCCCCCGACGAGAGCGGCCGGCCCCGCAG GAGTTTTTCGGAGCTGTACATGCTGTCTCTGCAGGAGCCCAGCCGGCGGGGGGCCCCAGAGCCTGTGCAGGATGAGGTCCAGGGGGTGACCCTGCTGCCCACCACAAAACAGCTGCTGCACCTATGCCTGCAAGATGGTGGCAGTCCTCCAGTGCCTGGGGATCTGGCCGAGGAGAGGACCGAGTTCCTGCACAGCCAGAACTCGTTGTCACCACGCAG CTCCCTGTCAGATGAGGCCCCAGtcctgcccaccaccaccccggATCTCCTCCTGGCCACCACGGCCAAGCCATCAGTACCCAGTGCTGACAGTGAGGCACCCCTGACCGAG GACGGGCCAGGCAGTCCCAGTGGCTCTGAGGACAAGGGCAACCCGGCTCCAGAGCTGAGGGCCTCCTTTCTGCCACGTACCTTGTCTCTGCGGAACTCCATCAGCAGGA GACAGCCCATCCCAGAGAGCGGAGACCCTAAGGGAACTCCAAAGTCTGATGCTGA GCCAGAGCCTGGGAACCTCTCAGAGAAGGTCTCTCACTTGGAGTCCATGCTCAGGAAGCTGCAGGAGGACCTGCAGAAG GAGAAGGCGGACAGGGcagccctggaggaggaggtgcGGAGCCTGAGACACAACAACCGACGGCTGCAGGCAGAGTCTGAGAGCGCAGCCACACGCCTGCTCCTGGCCTCCAAGCAGCTGGGCTCTCCCACCGCTGACCTGGCCTGA
- the SIPA1 gene encoding signal-induced proliferation-associated protein 1 isoform X2 has translation MPMWAGGVGSPRRGMAPASTDDLFARKLRQPARPPLTPHTFDPRPVRGPLLRSGSDAGEARPPTPASPRARAHSHEEASRPAATSTRLFTDPLALLGLPAEEPEPAFPPVLEPRWFAHYDVQSLLFDWAPRSQGTGSHSEASSGTLASADDQAASSDLLHGAPGFVCELGGEGELGLGGPASPPVPPALPNAAVSILEEPQNRTSAYSLEHADLGAGYYRKYFYGKEHQNFFGMDESLGPVAVSLRREEKEGSGGGTLHSYRVIVRTTQLRTLRGTISEDALPPGPPRGLSPRKLLEHVAPQLSPSCLRLGSASPKVPRTLLTLDEQVLSFQRKVGILYCRAGQGSEEEMYNNQEAGPAFMQFLTLLGDVVRLKGFESYRAQLDTKTDSTGTHSLYTTYQDHEIMFHVSTMLPYTPNNQQQLLRKRHIGNDIVTIVFQEPGSKPFCPATIRSHFQHVFLVVRAHAPCTPHTSYRVAVSRTQDTPAFGPALPAGGGPFAANADFRAFLLAKALNGEQAAGHARQFHAMATRTRQQYLQDLATNEVTTTSLDSASRFGLPSLGGRRRAAPRGPGTELQAAGSLVWGVRAASGARVAAGAQASGPEGAEVPCLLGISAEALVLVAPRDGRVVFNCACRDVLAWTFSEQQLDLYHGRGEAITLRFDGSPGQAVGEVVARLQLVSRGCETRELALPRDGQGRLGFEVDAEGFVTHVERFTFAETAGLRPGARLLRVCGQTLPSLRPEAAAQLLRSAPKVCVTVLPPDESGRPRRSFSELYMLSLQEPSRRGAPEPVQDEVQGVTLLPTTKQLLHLCLQDGGSPPVPGDLAEERTEFLHSQNSLSPRSSLSDEAPVLPTTTPDLLLATTAKPSVPSADSEAPLTEDGPGSPSGSEDKGNPAPELRASFLPRTLSLRNSISRIMSEAGSGTLEDEWQAISEIASTCNTILESLSREGQPIPESGDPKGTPKSDAEPEPGNLSEKVSHLESMLRKLQEDLQKEKADRAALEEEVRSLRHNNRRLQAESESAATRLLLASKQLGSPTADLA, from the exons ATGCCCATGTGGGCTGGCGGTGTGGGGAGCCCTCGGCGGGGCATGGCCCCTGCGTCCACGGATGACCTCTTTGCCCGCAAGCTGCGCCAGCCAGCACGGCCCCCGCTGACACCGCACACCTTCGATCCGAGGCCAGTCCGGGGCCCGCTCCTGCGCAGCGGCAGTGATGCAGGCGAGGCCAGACCTCCCACGCCAGCCAGCCCCCGTGCCCGTGCCCACAGCCACGAAGAGGCCAGCCGCCCTGCAGCCACTTCCACCCGGCTCTTCACTGACCCGCTGGCACTGCTGGGGCTGCCAGCCGAGGAACCAGAGCCTGCCTTCCCGCCAGTGCTTGAGCCTCGATGGTTTGCCCACTATGACGTGCAAAGCCTGCTCTTTGATTGGGCTCCGAGGTCTCAGGGGACGGGGAGCCACTCAGAGGCCAGCTCTGGGACCCTGGCTTCAGCGGACGACCAGGCTGCCAGCTCGGACCTGCTGCATGGGGCACCTGGCTTTGTGTGTGAGCTCGGGGGTGAGGGTGAGCTAGGCCTGGGTGGACCAGCATCCCCACCTGTGCCCCCTGCACTGCCCAACGCGGCCGTGTCCATCCTGGAGGAGCCACAGAACCGAACCTCGGCCTACAGCCTGGAGCACGCAGACCTGGGTGCCGGCTACTACCGCAAGTACTTCTATGGCAAAG AACATCAGAACTTCTTCGGGATGGACGAGTCGCTCGGCCCGGTGGCAGTGAGCCTGCGGCgggaggagaaggagggcagCGGAGGGGGCACCCTGCACAGCTACCGCGTCATCGTGCGGACTACGCAG CTCCGGACCCTCCGTGGCACCATCTCGGAGGACGCGTTGCCGCCGGGGCCCCCACGGGGTCTGTCCCCAAGGAAACTTCTGGAGCACGTGGCGCCGCAGCTGAGCCCCAGCTGCCTGCGCCTGGGCTCAGCTTCACCCAAGGTACCACGGACGCTGCTCACACTGGATGAGCAAGTG CTGAGTTTCCAGCGCAAGGTGGGCATCCTGTACTGCCGGGCGGGCCAGGGCTCAGAGGAGGAGATGTACAACAACCAGGAGGCGGGACCAGCCTTCATGCAGTTTCTCACCTTGCTGGGCGATGTGGTGCGGCTCAAAGGCTTTGAGAGTTACCGGGCCCAACTAGACACCAAAA CGGATTCCACAGGCACACACTCCCTCTACACCACGTACCAGGACCACGAGATCATGTTCCACGTGTCCACGATGCTGCCTTACACCCCCAACAACCAGCAGCAG CTCCTGCGGAAGCGTCACATTGGCAACGACATTGTGACCATCGTGTTCCAGGAGCCTGGCAGCAAGCCCTTCTGCCCCGCCACCATCCGCTCACACTTCCAACACGTGTTCCTAGTGGTGCGGGCACACGCACCCTGCACACCGCACACCTCCTACAG GGTGGCTGTGAGCCGTACCCAGGACACCCCGGCCTTCGGGCCAGCTCTGCCTGCTGGCGGAGGCCCCTTCGCGGCCAACGCCGACTTCCGCGCCTTCCTGCTGGCCAAGGCGCTGAATGGCGAGCAGGCGGCCGGCCACGCACGCCAGTTCCACGCCATGGCCACACGCACCCGCCAGCAGTACCTGCAAGACCTGGCCACCAACGAAGTGACCACTACGTCGCTGGACTCGGCCTCACGCTTCGGCTTGCCTTCCCTAGGGGGGAGGCGCCGGGCAGCCCCTCGGGGCCCGGGCACCGAGCTGCAGGCAGCTGGCTCACTGGTGTGGGGCGTGCGCGCTGCGTCCGGGGCGCGGGTCGCCGCCGGGGCTCAGGCGAGCGGCCCCGAAGGCGCCGAGGTGCCCTGCCTGCTGGGCATCTCGGCCGAGGCTCTGGTGCTGGTGGCGCCGCGCGACGGCCGCGTAGTGTTCAATTGCGCCTGTCGCGACGTGCTGGCCTGGACCTTCTCCGAGCAGCAGCTGGACCTGTACCACGGCCGCGGGGAGGCGATCACGCTGCGCTTCGACGGGTCCCCCGGCCAAGCCgtgggcgaggtggtggcgcgCCTGCAG CTGGTGAGCCGCGGCTGCGAGACCCGCGAGCTGGCGCTGCCCCGCGACGGTCAAGGCCGCCTGGGCTTCGAGGTGGACGCCGAGGGCTTCGTCACGCACGTGGAACGCTTCACGTTCGCCGAGACGGCGGGGCTGCGGCCCGGGGCGCGCCTGCTGCGCGTGTGCGGCCAGACGCTGCCCAGCCTCCGGCCCGAGGCCGCTGCCCAGCTGCTGCGCTCGGCGCCCAAGGTCTGCGTCACCGTCCTGCCCCCCGACGAGAGCGGCCGGCCCCGCAG GAGTTTTTCGGAGCTGTACATGCTGTCTCTGCAGGAGCCCAGCCGGCGGGGGGCCCCAGAGCCTGTGCAGGATGAGGTCCAGGGGGTGACCCTGCTGCCCACCACAAAACAGCTGCTGCACCTATGCCTGCAAGATGGTGGCAGTCCTCCAGTGCCTGGGGATCTGGCCGAGGAGAGGACCGAGTTCCTGCACAGCCAGAACTCGTTGTCACCACGCAG CTCCCTGTCAGATGAGGCCCCAGtcctgcccaccaccaccccggATCTCCTCCTGGCCACCACGGCCAAGCCATCAGTACCCAGTGCTGACAGTGAGGCACCCCTGACCGAG GACGGGCCAGGCAGTCCCAGTGGCTCTGAGGACAAGGGCAACCCGGCTCCAGAGCTGAGGGCCTCCTTTCTGCCACGTACCTTGTCTCTGCGGAACTCCATCAGCAGGA TCATGTCGGAGGCAGGCAGTGGGACCCTGGAGGATGAGTGGCAGGCCATCTCGGAGATCGCCTCCACTTGCAACACCATTCTGGAGTCGCTGTCCAGAGAGG GACAGCCCATCCCAGAGAGCGGAGACCCTAAGGGAACTCCAAAGTCTGATGCTGA GCCAGAGCCTGGGAACCTCTCAGAGAAGGTCTCTCACTTGGAGTCCATGCTCAGGAAGCTGCAGGAGGACCTGCAGAAG GAGAAGGCGGACAGGGcagccctggaggaggaggtgcGGAGCCTGAGACACAACAACCGACGGCTGCAGGCAGAGTCTGAGAGCGCAGCCACACGCCTGCTCCTGGCCTCCAAGCAGCTGGGCTCTCCCACCGCTGACCTGGCCTGA
- the SIPA1 gene encoding signal-induced proliferation-associated protein 1 isoform X1, whose amino-acid sequence MPMWAGGVGSPRRGMAPASTDDLFARKLRQPARPPLTPHTFDPRPVRGPLLRSGSDAGEARPPTPASPRARAHSHEEASRPAATSTRLFTDPLALLGLPAEEPEPAFPPVLEPRWFAHYDVQSLLFDWAPRSQGTGSHSEASSGTLASADDQAASSDLLHGAPGFVCELGGEGELGLGGPASPPVPPALPNAAVSILEEPQNRTSAYSLEHADLGAGYYRKYFYGKEHQNFFGMDESLGPVAVSLRREEKEGSGGGTLHSYRVIVRTTQLRTLRGTISEDALPPGPPRGLSPRKLLEHVAPQLSPSCLRLGSASPKVPRTLLTLDEQVLSFQRKVGILYCRAGQGSEEEMYNNQEAGPAFMQFLTLLGDVVRLKGFESYRAQLDTKTDSTGTHSLYTTYQDHEIMFHVSTMLPYTPNNQQQLLRKRHIGNDIVTIVFQEPGSKPFCPATIRSHFQHVFLVVRAHAPCTPHTSYRVAVSRTQDTPAFGPALPAGGGPFAANADFRAFLLAKALNGEQAAGHARQFHAMATRTRQQYLQDLATNEVTTTSLDSASRFGLPSLGGRRRAAPRGPGTELQAAGSLVWGVRAASGARVAAGAQASGPEGAEVPCLLGISAEALVLVAPRDGRVVFNCACRDVLAWTFSEQQLDLYHGRGEAITLRFDGSPGQAVGEVVARLQVSLSRKLGHLRAAGRGGGRWGGPTSRQPRPLAPPRPQLVSRGCETRELALPRDGQGRLGFEVDAEGFVTHVERFTFAETAGLRPGARLLRVCGQTLPSLRPEAAAQLLRSAPKVCVTVLPPDESGRPRRSFSELYMLSLQEPSRRGAPEPVQDEVQGVTLLPTTKQLLHLCLQDGGSPPVPGDLAEERTEFLHSQNSLSPRSSLSDEAPVLPTTTPDLLLATTAKPSVPSADSEAPLTEDGPGSPSGSEDKGNPAPELRASFLPRTLSLRNSISRIMSEAGSGTLEDEWQAISEIASTCNTILESLSREGQPIPESGDPKGTPKSDAEPEPGNLSEKVSHLESMLRKLQEDLQKEKADRAALEEEVRSLRHNNRRLQAESESAATRLLLASKQLGSPTADLA is encoded by the exons ATGCCCATGTGGGCTGGCGGTGTGGGGAGCCCTCGGCGGGGCATGGCCCCTGCGTCCACGGATGACCTCTTTGCCCGCAAGCTGCGCCAGCCAGCACGGCCCCCGCTGACACCGCACACCTTCGATCCGAGGCCAGTCCGGGGCCCGCTCCTGCGCAGCGGCAGTGATGCAGGCGAGGCCAGACCTCCCACGCCAGCCAGCCCCCGTGCCCGTGCCCACAGCCACGAAGAGGCCAGCCGCCCTGCAGCCACTTCCACCCGGCTCTTCACTGACCCGCTGGCACTGCTGGGGCTGCCAGCCGAGGAACCAGAGCCTGCCTTCCCGCCAGTGCTTGAGCCTCGATGGTTTGCCCACTATGACGTGCAAAGCCTGCTCTTTGATTGGGCTCCGAGGTCTCAGGGGACGGGGAGCCACTCAGAGGCCAGCTCTGGGACCCTGGCTTCAGCGGACGACCAGGCTGCCAGCTCGGACCTGCTGCATGGGGCACCTGGCTTTGTGTGTGAGCTCGGGGGTGAGGGTGAGCTAGGCCTGGGTGGACCAGCATCCCCACCTGTGCCCCCTGCACTGCCCAACGCGGCCGTGTCCATCCTGGAGGAGCCACAGAACCGAACCTCGGCCTACAGCCTGGAGCACGCAGACCTGGGTGCCGGCTACTACCGCAAGTACTTCTATGGCAAAG AACATCAGAACTTCTTCGGGATGGACGAGTCGCTCGGCCCGGTGGCAGTGAGCCTGCGGCgggaggagaaggagggcagCGGAGGGGGCACCCTGCACAGCTACCGCGTCATCGTGCGGACTACGCAG CTCCGGACCCTCCGTGGCACCATCTCGGAGGACGCGTTGCCGCCGGGGCCCCCACGGGGTCTGTCCCCAAGGAAACTTCTGGAGCACGTGGCGCCGCAGCTGAGCCCCAGCTGCCTGCGCCTGGGCTCAGCTTCACCCAAGGTACCACGGACGCTGCTCACACTGGATGAGCAAGTG CTGAGTTTCCAGCGCAAGGTGGGCATCCTGTACTGCCGGGCGGGCCAGGGCTCAGAGGAGGAGATGTACAACAACCAGGAGGCGGGACCAGCCTTCATGCAGTTTCTCACCTTGCTGGGCGATGTGGTGCGGCTCAAAGGCTTTGAGAGTTACCGGGCCCAACTAGACACCAAAA CGGATTCCACAGGCACACACTCCCTCTACACCACGTACCAGGACCACGAGATCATGTTCCACGTGTCCACGATGCTGCCTTACACCCCCAACAACCAGCAGCAG CTCCTGCGGAAGCGTCACATTGGCAACGACATTGTGACCATCGTGTTCCAGGAGCCTGGCAGCAAGCCCTTCTGCCCCGCCACCATCCGCTCACACTTCCAACACGTGTTCCTAGTGGTGCGGGCACACGCACCCTGCACACCGCACACCTCCTACAG GGTGGCTGTGAGCCGTACCCAGGACACCCCGGCCTTCGGGCCAGCTCTGCCTGCTGGCGGAGGCCCCTTCGCGGCCAACGCCGACTTCCGCGCCTTCCTGCTGGCCAAGGCGCTGAATGGCGAGCAGGCGGCCGGCCACGCACGCCAGTTCCACGCCATGGCCACACGCACCCGCCAGCAGTACCTGCAAGACCTGGCCACCAACGAAGTGACCACTACGTCGCTGGACTCGGCCTCACGCTTCGGCTTGCCTTCCCTAGGGGGGAGGCGCCGGGCAGCCCCTCGGGGCCCGGGCACCGAGCTGCAGGCAGCTGGCTCACTGGTGTGGGGCGTGCGCGCTGCGTCCGGGGCGCGGGTCGCCGCCGGGGCTCAGGCGAGCGGCCCCGAAGGCGCCGAGGTGCCCTGCCTGCTGGGCATCTCGGCCGAGGCTCTGGTGCTGGTGGCGCCGCGCGACGGCCGCGTAGTGTTCAATTGCGCCTGTCGCGACGTGCTGGCCTGGACCTTCTCCGAGCAGCAGCTGGACCTGTACCACGGCCGCGGGGAGGCGATCACGCTGCGCTTCGACGGGTCCCCCGGCCAAGCCgtgggcgaggtggtggcgcgCCTGCAGGTGAGCCTGAGCAGGAAACTGGGGCACCTGCgcgcggcggggcggg GGGGCGGGCGCTGGGGCGGCCCCACCTCCCGGCAGCCCCGCCcactcgccccgccccgccctcaGCTGGTGAGCCGCGGCTGCGAGACCCGCGAGCTGGCGCTGCCCCGCGACGGTCAAGGCCGCCTGGGCTTCGAGGTGGACGCCGAGGGCTTCGTCACGCACGTGGAACGCTTCACGTTCGCCGAGACGGCGGGGCTGCGGCCCGGGGCGCGCCTGCTGCGCGTGTGCGGCCAGACGCTGCCCAGCCTCCGGCCCGAGGCCGCTGCCCAGCTGCTGCGCTCGGCGCCCAAGGTCTGCGTCACCGTCCTGCCCCCCGACGAGAGCGGCCGGCCCCGCAG GAGTTTTTCGGAGCTGTACATGCTGTCTCTGCAGGAGCCCAGCCGGCGGGGGGCCCCAGAGCCTGTGCAGGATGAGGTCCAGGGGGTGACCCTGCTGCCCACCACAAAACAGCTGCTGCACCTATGCCTGCAAGATGGTGGCAGTCCTCCAGTGCCTGGGGATCTGGCCGAGGAGAGGACCGAGTTCCTGCACAGCCAGAACTCGTTGTCACCACGCAG CTCCCTGTCAGATGAGGCCCCAGtcctgcccaccaccaccccggATCTCCTCCTGGCCACCACGGCCAAGCCATCAGTACCCAGTGCTGACAGTGAGGCACCCCTGACCGAG GACGGGCCAGGCAGTCCCAGTGGCTCTGAGGACAAGGGCAACCCGGCTCCAGAGCTGAGGGCCTCCTTTCTGCCACGTACCTTGTCTCTGCGGAACTCCATCAGCAGGA TCATGTCGGAGGCAGGCAGTGGGACCCTGGAGGATGAGTGGCAGGCCATCTCGGAGATCGCCTCCACTTGCAACACCATTCTGGAGTCGCTGTCCAGAGAGG GACAGCCCATCCCAGAGAGCGGAGACCCTAAGGGAACTCCAAAGTCTGATGCTGA GCCAGAGCCTGGGAACCTCTCAGAGAAGGTCTCTCACTTGGAGTCCATGCTCAGGAAGCTGCAGGAGGACCTGCAGAAG GAGAAGGCGGACAGGGcagccctggaggaggaggtgcGGAGCCTGAGACACAACAACCGACGGCTGCAGGCAGAGTCTGAGAGCGCAGCCACACGCCTGCTCCTGGCCTCCAAGCAGCTGGGCTCTCCCACCGCTGACCTGGCCTGA